One Candidatus Binatia bacterium genomic region harbors:
- a CDS encoding DUF3604 domain-containing protein, which yields MRNKILIVLAGLVGLSLVTLFILGKGYFAESMIGGVPQGKVVAPAVIAERAAAIEKAAKSVGVEAPKQILFGDLHVHTTFSFDAFQMSLPMAGGSGAYPVADACDFARHCSGLDFWSINDHALSLTPRRWEETIDSMRQCQQIGGDTNPDLVSYLGWEWTQVGTEPTNHWGHKNVIFRDLDDARIPTHPITAGTPPGLPPLTEAAPPALVMGLLAIAEADSGGPELARFFTELSSVPACPKGIPVRELPDNCRDTAPTPAELFDRLDDWNLDSLVIPHGTSWGFYTPLGSSWDKQLTNTQHSPRWQRLIEVYSGHGNSEEYRDWEEVLLGANNEKACPPPQSDLYKPSCWRAGEIVAARCVAEGNSAQDCADKAALARRRYIDASFNGGYSTVPSTTIADWQDAGQCKDCFIPAFNYRPKSSAQYIMALNRPENDAGRDRFRFGFLAASDNHSARPGTGYKPISRQEFTEARFGNFLDTQLGSRDTRDPIGESVAIEMDAIDVPFANFETERQASFFLNGGLTAVHASGRDRGAIWDAMQRREVYGTSGPRILLWFDLTNGPEGKTLPMGAETKLSENPAFEVRAVGSFRQKPGCPPDALGSMAGDRLERLCQGECYFPSDERNVITHIDIVRIRPQRFAGENVAPLIEDPWKQLPCPNDSSGCKVTFSDPEFLGSGRDVLYYARAIEEPTPTVGANPLHCQKEDGVTCASVSPCFGRPWDDNCLADAAHRAWSSPIFIDQP from the coding sequence ATGCGAAACAAGATCCTGATCGTATTGGCCGGCCTCGTGGGCCTGTCCCTGGTGACGCTTTTCATTCTCGGCAAGGGCTATTTTGCCGAGAGCATGATCGGCGGCGTCCCGCAGGGGAAAGTAGTCGCACCCGCGGTCATCGCCGAGCGAGCCGCCGCGATCGAGAAAGCCGCAAAATCGGTCGGCGTCGAGGCGCCAAAGCAGATCTTGTTTGGCGATCTGCATGTCCACACCACTTTCTCCTTCGACGCCTTTCAGATGAGCTTGCCCATGGCGGGCGGATCAGGAGCCTATCCGGTCGCTGATGCCTGCGATTTCGCTCGTCATTGCAGCGGTTTGGACTTCTGGTCGATCAACGACCACGCCCTCAGCCTGACCCCTCGACGTTGGGAAGAAACCATTGACTCGATGCGTCAATGCCAGCAGATCGGAGGCGATACCAATCCCGATCTGGTTTCCTATCTCGGCTGGGAGTGGACGCAGGTCGGCACCGAGCCCACCAACCATTGGGGCCACAAAAACGTGATTTTTCGGGATCTTGACGACGCGCGTATTCCGACGCACCCCATCACGGCCGGAACGCCTCCGGGACTTCCGCCGTTGACCGAAGCTGCTCCTCCCGCGCTGGTCATGGGCCTTCTGGCCATCGCCGAAGCTGATTCCGGCGGCCCCGAATTGGCCCGCTTTTTCACCGAACTCTCCAGCGTACCTGCATGCCCGAAAGGCATCCCGGTGCGAGAACTCCCGGATAATTGTCGGGATACGGCACCCACACCCGCAGAACTTTTCGACCGGCTCGATGATTGGAACCTCGATTCTCTGGTCATTCCGCACGGGACCAGTTGGGGTTTCTACACACCGTTGGGCTCCTCCTGGGACAAGCAGCTGACCAACACCCAGCATAGCCCGCGCTGGCAACGCCTGATCGAGGTCTACTCCGGACACGGCAACTCCGAGGAATATCGTGATTGGGAAGAAGTTCTTCTGGGTGCCAACAATGAAAAGGCCTGCCCGCCGCCACAAAGCGACCTCTACAAACCTTCCTGCTGGCGTGCCGGAGAAATTGTTGCCGCGCGCTGCGTTGCCGAGGGCAACTCCGCTCAGGATTGCGCGGACAAGGCGGCACTCGCGCGCCGCCGTTATATCGACGCCTCCTTCAATGGGGGATATTCGACGGTACCGAGCACGACGATCGCCGACTGGCAGGATGCCGGTCAGTGCAAGGATTGCTTCATCCCGGCCTTCAACTATCGGCCGAAAAGCTCCGCGCAGTACATTATGGCGCTCAACCGGCCCGAAAACGACGCCGGTCGGGACCGCTTCCGCTTCGGTTTCCTTGCCGCCAGCGACAACCACTCGGCCCGCCCGGGAACCGGCTACAAGCCCATTTCCCGTCAGGAGTTCACCGAAGCTCGCTTCGGTAATTTCCTCGATACTCAACTCGGATCGAGGGATACCCGCGACCCGATCGGCGAGTCTGTGGCGATCGAAATGGATGCGATCGATGTCCCTTTTGCGAATTTCGAGACCGAGAGGCAGGCTTCCTTTTTCCTCAACGGCGGACTCACGGCGGTGCACGCAAGCGGCCGGGACCGGGGCGCGATCTGGGACGCGATGCAGCGCCGCGAAGTCTATGGAACCAGCGGGCCCCGCATTCTCCTCTGGTTCGACCTCACCAATGGACCTGAGGGAAAAACCCTGCCCATGGGCGCCGAGACCAAACTCAGCGAAAACCCGGCATTCGAGGTTCGCGCGGTCGGTTCCTTCCGCCAGAAGCCCGGATGCCCTCCGGATGCCCTCGGATCCATGGCTGGAGACCGACTCGAGCGCCTTTGTCAGGGAGAGTGCTACTTTCCCTCCGACGAGCGCAACGTGATTACGCACATCGATATTGTGCGGATTCGCCCGCAGAGGTTCGCCGGTGAGAACGTCGCCCCCCTGATCGAAGACCCCTGGAAACAGCTGCCCTGCCCAAACGACAGCTCTGGCTGCAAGGTCACCTTCAGCGATCCGGAGTTTCTCGGCTCAGGCCGCGATGTCCTCTACTACGCGCGCGCAATCGAGGAACCGACCCCGACCGTGGGCGCGAACCCCCTGCATTGCCAGAAGGAAGATGGCGTGACCTGCGCCAGTGTAAGCCCCTGTTTCGGGCGGCCCTGGGACGATAATTGTCTGGCGGATGCTGCCCACCGCGCCTGGTCCTCACCGATTTTCATCGATCAGCCCTAG
- the acnA gene encoding aconitate hydratase AcnA yields MQDNPLANTIDNFTLGNGETGKFYSLLKLEAAGFGDIARLPVSIRIVLESVLRNCDAQRIREEDVRALAQWQPQTNRTAEIPFVVSRIVLQDFTGVPLLVDLAAMRSAVDKIGRDPKLIEPLVPVDLVVDHSVQVDVAGVATALEKNMEIEFQRNRERYQFLKWGMQAFDTFKVVPPGIGIVHQVNLEYLARGVLNRDDVYYPDTLVGTDSHTTMINGLGIVGWGVGGIEAEAGMLGQPVYFLTPDVVGVNLTGSLPAGVTATDLVLRVTELLRAAKVVGKFVEFHGEGATALPLTDRATVANMAPEYGATMGFFGTDDQTLEYLAQTGRSPDDIQTVGNYYRAQGMFGIPEAGTIDYSKVIDLDLGSIRPGVAGPKRPQDRINLSELGSAYRGLMEEDVDAGGFGRESSAIGHQVELELPAGKTTLGNGDVVIAAITSCTNTSNPSVMLAAGLLAQKAVQRGLQVRPTVKTSLGPGSRVVTEYLEKTGLQKSLDTLGFETVGYGCTTCIGNSGPLAPAIESAIVDNELVAASVLSGNRNFEARVHQQVRANFLMSPPLVVAFALAGTIDIDMTTDPLGQDTDGKDVFLRDLWPPASEIQAQMHAATDPETFRRLYADFAAGNPLWNEIPSSVGNVYEWEGDSTYIQDPPFFENFSLTPGTLADVKGARPLALFGDSVTTDHISPAGAIKEDSPAGRYLQEHGVAKKDFNSFGSRRGNDQVMTRGTFGNVRIKNRMVPGVEGGVTMLQPDGVQMDIYDAAMRYADAGVPLVILAGQEYGTGSSRDWAAKGTRLQGVRAVVAASFERIHRSNLVGMGVLPCQFKDGDTIDSLGLDGTETFDLIGVEAEDFAPQQDLSLTIHRADGTSQNLAVTVRIDTPIEIEYYRHGGILPYVLRQLLEG; encoded by the coding sequence ATGCAGGACAATCCTCTCGCGAATACGATCGACAACTTCACTCTGGGAAATGGCGAAACCGGCAAGTTCTACTCTCTGCTGAAACTGGAAGCCGCTGGCTTCGGTGACATCGCACGCCTGCCCGTCAGTATCCGGATTGTTCTGGAATCCGTTTTGCGAAACTGCGACGCCCAGCGCATCCGGGAAGAGGACGTCAGGGCTCTGGCTCAATGGCAGCCACAAACCAATCGGACCGCCGAGATCCCTTTCGTCGTGTCACGCATTGTCCTGCAGGACTTTACCGGAGTCCCGCTGCTCGTGGATTTGGCCGCCATGCGCAGCGCGGTCGACAAGATCGGACGTGATCCCAAGCTCATCGAGCCGCTCGTCCCGGTGGACCTGGTCGTCGACCACTCGGTGCAGGTCGATGTCGCTGGAGTGGCGACCGCGCTGGAAAAAAACATGGAAATCGAGTTCCAGCGCAACCGCGAGCGTTACCAGTTCCTCAAATGGGGGATGCAGGCCTTTGATACATTCAAAGTCGTGCCGCCGGGGATCGGGATCGTTCATCAGGTCAATCTGGAATATCTCGCGCGCGGCGTCCTGAACCGCGACGACGTCTACTATCCTGACACGCTGGTGGGAACCGATTCCCACACCACGATGATCAATGGATTGGGAATCGTCGGCTGGGGCGTCGGCGGCATCGAGGCGGAAGCCGGCATGCTGGGACAACCTGTGTATTTCCTCACGCCCGACGTTGTGGGCGTCAACCTCACGGGATCTCTGCCCGCGGGAGTGACCGCGACGGATCTGGTCCTCCGCGTGACCGAATTGCTGCGTGCCGCGAAGGTGGTCGGAAAATTTGTCGAGTTCCATGGGGAGGGTGCGACCGCCCTGCCCCTGACCGATCGTGCGACCGTGGCCAACATGGCACCGGAGTACGGCGCGACCATGGGCTTCTTCGGAACGGACGACCAGACTCTTGAATATCTGGCCCAAACCGGTCGCAGTCCCGACGATATCCAAACCGTGGGCAACTACTATCGGGCTCAGGGCATGTTCGGCATCCCCGAGGCCGGAACGATTGACTATTCCAAGGTCATCGACCTCGATCTCGGCTCGATCCGACCAGGTGTAGCCGGACCCAAAAGACCGCAGGATCGGATTAATCTGAGTGAACTCGGCAGCGCTTACCGGGGATTGATGGAAGAGGACGTCGATGCCGGTGGCTTTGGCCGCGAATCATCGGCAATCGGCCACCAGGTCGAGCTCGAACTTCCTGCAGGCAAAACCACTCTGGGGAATGGCGATGTCGTCATTGCCGCCATCACCTCCTGCACCAATACCTCCAACCCGAGCGTCATGCTCGCGGCTGGACTCCTCGCCCAAAAAGCCGTGCAACGGGGCTTGCAGGTGCGACCGACCGTCAAGACCTCACTGGGCCCCGGATCGCGCGTCGTCACCGAGTATCTGGAGAAGACGGGGCTCCAGAAAAGTCTGGATACGCTCGGGTTCGAGACCGTTGGTTATGGCTGCACCACCTGTATCGGCAACTCCGGTCCGCTGGCCCCGGCGATCGAGTCCGCAATCGTTGACAACGAGCTGGTGGCCGCGAGCGTCTTGTCGGGCAATCGAAATTTCGAAGCTCGAGTGCATCAACAGGTTCGCGCCAACTTCCTGATGAGCCCGCCCCTCGTCGTGGCATTCGCTCTGGCTGGCACCATCGATATCGATATGACGACCGATCCCCTCGGCCAGGACACCGACGGCAAGGACGTCTTCCTGCGAGATCTCTGGCCTCCGGCGAGCGAAATTCAGGCCCAGATGCATGCCGCCACCGACCCCGAGACCTTTCGGCGCCTCTACGCCGACTTCGCCGCAGGTAACCCTTTATGGAACGAAATTCCTTCGTCTGTCGGCAACGTCTACGAATGGGAAGGGGATTCGACCTATATTCAGGACCCTCCCTTCTTTGAGAATTTCTCTCTGACACCGGGAACATTGGCTGATGTAAAGGGAGCACGCCCTCTAGCCCTCTTCGGCGACTCTGTGACGACCGATCACATCAGCCCAGCCGGTGCCATCAAGGAAGACTCTCCCGCCGGTCGCTACCTGCAGGAGCACGGTGTCGCCAAAAAGGACTTCAACAGCTTCGGCTCTCGCAGGGGTAACGATCAAGTCATGACCCGCGGCACGTTTGGAAACGTGCGGATCAAGAACCGGATGGTTCCGGGTGTCGAAGGCGGCGTGACCATGCTGCAACCCGATGGCGTGCAGATGGATATCTATGACGCAGCGATGCGTTACGCCGACGCAGGTGTCCCGCTGGTGATTTTGGCAGGTCAGGAATACGGGACCGGGAGTTCTCGCGACTGGGCGGCCAAAGGAACCCGACTTCAGGGAGTTCGAGCCGTAGTCGCTGCCAGTTTCGAAAGAATCCACCGATCCAACCTTGTCGGCATGGGCGTGCTGCCCTGCCAGTTCAAGGACGGGGATACCATCGATTCTCTGGGACTCGACGGGACAGAGACCTTTGACCTCATCGGCGTGGAAGCCGAGGACTTCGCTCCCCAGCAAGACCTCTCCCTGACCATTCACCGTGCGGACGGAACCAGCCAGAACCTCGCCGTCACCGTCCGTATCGATACGCCGATCGAGATCGAGTACTACCGTCACGGCGGAATTCTCCCCTATGTGTTGCGACAACTCCTGGAGGGATGA
- a CDS encoding cytochrome c has protein sequence MLSKFRVVTGFLILVGLFLAPTVHSETDLASLPAGPIRDRVELMEEIGAAAKKINEAAKAGDTQAVIAPAEEIARLTPKFAELFPAGSTHPNSRAKASIWTNPDEFEAYNDYMAKYALAIAATAKDGGNVKKAVKKMFKSCKSCHKKYRIPDED, from the coding sequence ATGTTGTCGAAATTTCGCGTAGTGACGGGTTTTTTGATTTTGGTCGGGCTATTTTTGGCGCCCACTGTCCATTCCGAAACCGATCTGGCAAGTCTGCCTGCTGGGCCGATTCGTGATCGAGTCGAATTGATGGAAGAGATTGGCGCGGCCGCAAAGAAAATCAATGAAGCCGCCAAAGCCGGCGATACGCAGGCGGTGATCGCCCCGGCCGAGGAGATTGCTCGCTTGACGCCGAAATTTGCCGAGCTGTTCCCTGCGGGGAGCACGCATCCCAATTCTCGAGCGAAGGCCAGCATTTGGACCAATCCCGACGAATTCGAAGCCTATAACGACTATATGGCCAAATACGCGCTCGCGATCGCTGCGACCGCCAAAGATGGCGGTAATGTAAAAAAAGCCGTGAAGAAAATGTTCAAGAGCTGCAAGAGTTGTCATAAAAAGTATCGAATTCCCGACGAAGATTGA
- a CDS encoding PatB family C-S lyase, which translates to MGPSSLVLPDLDALTMAALAGRRGEKWSTYPSDVLPAWVAEMDYPVASPVHEVLSAMVAGHDVGYPRDALSEGVREVFATRMAEKFDWKVDPARVELLSDVVQGIYLAVGTLTTPGSGLVIQTPIYPPFLQSATENGREIVENRLRHESRGYAIDFEALEEAIGPRTEMLLFCNPHNPTGRVFSREELEALAEIVLRHDLLVVSDEIHADLLHDGRSHLPLASLGPEIAARTITLTSATKAFNIPGLRLAVAHFGSHRLQEKFAGVPVHARGGIGLLGIHATIAAWRDSQPWLDHVRGYLEERRNQLGGLLQERFPELIFRVPDATYLAWVDCAALQLDADPAEFFLAKGRVAFSSGPNFGAGYSSYMRMNFATSAGLVTEAVDRMAIALGR; encoded by the coding sequence ATGGGACCGAGTAGTTTGGTACTCCCTGATCTCGACGCGCTGACGATGGCCGCGCTTGCGGGGCGGCGTGGTGAGAAGTGGTCGACCTACCCGTCTGACGTTCTGCCCGCCTGGGTCGCCGAGATGGATTACCCCGTTGCATCGCCTGTTCACGAGGTTCTGTCGGCGATGGTCGCCGGACATGACGTCGGCTACCCGAGGGATGCCCTGAGCGAAGGGGTGCGGGAAGTATTCGCGACGCGCATGGCCGAGAAATTCGACTGGAAGGTCGACCCCGCCCGGGTGGAGCTTTTGTCGGACGTGGTGCAGGGGATTTACCTTGCGGTCGGTACATTGACGACGCCGGGAAGTGGGCTGGTGATTCAAACGCCGATCTACCCTCCCTTTCTGCAGTCAGCGACAGAGAACGGGCGGGAGATTGTCGAAAATCGCCTGCGTCACGAATCGCGTGGGTACGCAATTGATTTCGAGGCGTTGGAGGAGGCGATTGGTCCGCGCACGGAGATGCTCCTCTTCTGCAATCCCCACAACCCGACGGGGCGTGTTTTCAGTCGCGAGGAACTGGAGGCTTTGGCGGAAATCGTTTTGCGCCATGACCTGCTTGTGGTGAGCGACGAAATCCATGCGGACCTTCTCCATGACGGGAGGTCGCATCTTCCGCTGGCCTCTCTCGGCCCCGAGATCGCCGCACGAACGATCACATTGACCTCGGCCACCAAGGCTTTCAATATACCCGGATTGCGGCTGGCCGTAGCGCATTTTGGCTCCCATAGGTTGCAGGAAAAGTTCGCCGGGGTGCCCGTGCATGCGCGTGGCGGGATCGGTCTGCTCGGGATTCATGCAACGATCGCGGCCTGGCGCGATAGTCAGCCCTGGCTGGACCATGTGCGCGGCTATCTCGAGGAACGGCGGAACCAGCTGGGCGGTCTCCTGCAGGAGCGGTTTCCGGAACTGATTTTCCGAGTCCCCGACGCCACCTATCTGGCGTGGGTCGATTGCGCGGCCCTGCAGTTGGATGCCGACCCGGCAGAGTTTTTTCTTGCGAAAGGTCGCGTGGCGTTTTCCTCAGGTCCGAACTTCGGCGCGGGCTACTCCTCGTATATGCGAATGAATTTCGCCACCTCGGCAGGGCTGGTGACGGAGGCTGTCGACAGGATGGCCATCGCCCTGGGGCGCTGA
- the dinB gene encoding DNA polymerase IV — MEFRRDRIIFHADMDAFYASVEQRDRPSLRGRPVAVGGLPPRGVVTAASYEARAFGVRSAMPTSEALQRCPHLEVVPGNMKLYASESRKIRKVFDEFSPEVEPISLDEAFLDLTASMRVLGGHKEEIAQRLKDRVRAETGLCISVGIGPVKMVAKIASDLSKPDGLLVVEPSDCRDFLAPLPIRRLWGVGPVQEEKLLRKGIRTIGDLAGLVDVAPGSELARLCTLARGEDDRPVENTREARSIGEEQTFATDVRDRVRLREMIGQHAEAVARRLRRENLEARVVRLKIKSNEKLDRPGKYRIYTRQLTLPEPTQDGRRLRIAGHELLSDDSLPPQVRLLGLTAAGLQEVGVSATGQIDMFAGAPREDQSLNEALDKIQDRFGLEVIQRGGGARVSKASPSLGIKKGE; from the coding sequence ATGGAATTCAGGCGAGACCGGATCATTTTCCATGCAGATATGGATGCTTTCTATGCCTCGGTGGAACAGCGAGATCGCCCCTCGCTCCGCGGGCGTCCGGTTGCGGTTGGAGGCCTCCCCCCGCGCGGCGTGGTAACCGCGGCTTCCTACGAGGCTCGCGCGTTTGGGGTACGCTCGGCGATGCCGACATCCGAGGCCCTGCAGCGTTGCCCGCATCTCGAGGTGGTCCCGGGCAATATGAAGCTCTATGCGAGCGAGTCCCGCAAAATACGCAAGGTATTTGATGAGTTCTCGCCAGAGGTCGAACCGATCTCGCTCGATGAGGCGTTCCTCGATCTGACGGCATCGATGCGTGTTCTGGGTGGCCACAAGGAAGAGATCGCGCAGCGACTCAAGGATCGCGTGCGTGCCGAGACGGGCCTCTGCATTTCCGTCGGGATTGGGCCGGTCAAAATGGTTGCAAAGATCGCCAGTGATTTATCCAAGCCCGATGGCCTGTTGGTTGTGGAGCCGAGCGACTGCCGCGACTTCCTGGCGCCTTTGCCGATTCGTCGGCTCTGGGGTGTCGGGCCGGTACAGGAGGAGAAACTGCTGCGAAAGGGCATCCGCACCATCGGTGATCTGGCCGGGTTGGTTGATGTGGCTCCCGGAAGTGAACTGGCGCGGCTCTGCACGCTGGCACGCGGCGAAGACGATCGACCGGTCGAGAACACGCGCGAAGCTCGATCGATCGGCGAAGAACAGACCTTTGCGACCGATGTAAGGGACCGCGTCCGATTACGCGAGATGATTGGTCAGCACGCCGAAGCGGTCGCACGTCGGCTGCGGCGGGAAAACCTGGAGGCTCGGGTGGTCCGGTTGAAGATCAAATCCAACGAGAAGCTGGATCGACCGGGAAAGTATCGGATCTACACGCGCCAATTGACCCTGCCGGAACCAACCCAGGATGGGCGTCGGCTCCGCATCGCTGGCCATGAGTTGTTGTCCGACGACTCCTTGCCCCCGCAGGTTCGGTTGTTGGGACTGACGGCCGCCGGCTTGCAAGAGGTCGGTGTGTCGGCGACAGGGCAGATCGATATGTTTGCCGGGGCGCCGCGCGAGGACCAGAGTCTGAACGAGGCGCTGGACAAGATTCAGGATCGGTTTGGACTCGAGGTGATCCAGCGCGGGGGAGGTGCAAGGGTCAGCAAGGCATCCCCGAGTCTTGGGATCAAAAAGGGCGAGTAG